The Dyadobacter sp. 676 DNA window GCCCGGCGACGATGTTTACGGCCTGTTGACGCGCGGCAGGACGCTCGTGGGTGCGGTAGATCAGCTGATGGAACGGCAGCCCGGCGACACAGGGCATTCGGTGTGCCATTACCATTCCAAGCTCATGCAGAAAGAGCCACGCGTGGGCGGGGCATGGGAGTGGCATCAGGATTATGGTTACTGGTATAAAAATGAATTTCTCTATCCCGACCAGATGATGTCGGTCATGATCGCCATAACCGAAGCGAATGTGGAAAATGGCTGTTTACAGGTCATTAAGGGGTCCCACAAAATGGGCAGGGTAGAGCACGGCTTTTCGGGTGAACAGGTAGGGGCGTCGCAGCGCTACGTGGACCTCGCGCTGAAAACGATGGAACACGTATTTGTAGAGCTGAACGCCGGCGACGCATTGTTTTTTCATAGCAATATCCTCCACCGTTCCGAAGCAAACGTCTCGGACCGCCCCCGCTGGTCGCTGATTTCCTGCTACAACCGTTCGACGAACGTCGGTCACAACGAATCGTCTCCGTCCTCATCGAGCATTACGCCGATCGACATCGTTCCCGACGAGGCCCTGCTGACCTGGGATACTGCGGGCCTGGCGGAATCGGAGGCTGATTTTCTAAGTAAAGAAGCAGATGTTTCATTAAAATAACTCGCGCACTATGGCACACACCGCCGGTACGTTCTCCTCCGACTGGCAGTCCGGTCCCGTTCAGATCAACAAAGGTTACGTCTACCTGCTCAGCGCCATCGCGGCACTGGGGGGGGATATTGTTCGGATTCGATCTCGTAATCATTTCCGGCACGGTTGCATTCTTTCAGGCACATTTCGGGCTCAACGAGTTCGAAACTGGCTGGGCGGTGGGGTGTATCAACCTCGGGGCGGCCATCGGGGCGGTTCTTGGCGGGTGGCTTTGCGAACGGCTGGGGCGCAAAAAAATGCTGATGATCTGCGCGATCCTTTTTGCCGTAACCGGCGGAGGCACAGGCTGGGCCGAGAACTTTCCGATGTTTATCGGTTTTCGCATGCTCAGCGGAGTCGCAGTCGGCGCGGCGGCGCTGGTATGTCCCATATATCTGGCCGAAATCTCGCCCGCACCCATGCGTGGCACCACGGTTTCGTTTTACCAGCTGTCCATTGTAGTCGGAATCCTGCTCGCCTATCTTTCCAATTATCTCTTGCTGAATGTCGAGGACAACTGGCGCTGGATGTTTTCGTCCCAGTCCATTCCGGCATTGCTGTTCTATTTCAGTCTTTTTACGGCTTCCGAAAGTCCCCGCTGGCTGATCCGCGCTGGCCGGGAATTTGAGGCGCATATCGTCCTCGAACGCGTCGGCGGGCTGGATTACGCGCTGGCCGAACAGGAACAGATCGAACAGAGCTTCGCTGATAAAACAAACGTCAGGGTGTCCGATCTCTTCCGGAAAGAAGTATGGCACATCGTGTTTATAGGCATTATGATCGCCGTATTTTCGCAGATCGTTGGACAGAACTCCATCTTTTCCTACGCGCCGGAGCTTTTTAAAAAGGCGGGTATGGCGCAGGATTCGGCCTTTTTGCAATCTATTATTATCGGTGTCACCAATTTTGTATTCACCTTTTTCGCCATAGGCACCATCGACAAGGCGGGGAGGAAAAAACTGTTGCAATACGGTGCGTTCCTGCTGTTCGTCGACGCGATCGCATTGTCGGCAGCGTTTTACCTGCAATGGTCGGGTATCTGGGTGCTGGTTTTCGTGTTGCTGTTCATCGGCGTCTATTCGGCCACGCTCGGGCCTGTTACCTGGGTGGCGTTGTC harbors:
- a CDS encoding sugar porter family MFS transporter is translated as MFGFDLVIISGTVAFFQAHFGLNEFETGWAVGCINLGAAIGAVLGGWLCERLGRKKMLMICAILFAVTGGGTGWAENFPMFIGFRMLSGVAVGAAALVCPIYLAEISPAPMRGTTVSFYQLSIVVGILLAYLSNYLLLNVEDNWRWMFSSQSIPALLFYFSLFTASESPRWLIRAGREFEAHIVLERVGGLDYALAEQEQIEQSFADKTNVRVSDLFRKEVWHIVFIGIMIAVFSQIVGQNSIFSYAPELFKKAGMAQDSAFLQSIIIGVTNFVFTFFAIGTIDKAGRKKLLQYGAFLLFVDAIALSAAFYLQWSGIWVLVFVLLFIGVYSATLGPVTWVALSEIFPNRIRGNAMAVATLALWIANFFTTALFPVMNQYFGIPVTFLIHAGICLIYFLFIRNSVPETKGRSLEEIEKLLQKS
- a CDS encoding phytanoyl-CoA dioxygenase family protein; protein product: MAKQQLTRAQIEQYNRDGYLIVRGFYDQQEVSRLYRIAIDDAAISKHAINVNDSTGKRSKLSLWYKPGDDVYGLLTRGRTLVGAVDQLMERQPGDTGHSVCHYHSKLMQKEPRVGGAWEWHQDYGYWYKNEFLYPDQMMSVMIAITEANVENGCLQVIKGSHKMGRVEHGFSGEQVGASQRYVDLALKTMEHVFVELNAGDALFFHSNILHRSEANVSDRPRWSLISCYNRSTNVGHNESSPSSSSITPIDIVPDEALLTWDTAGLAESEADFLSKEADVSLK